Proteins from a single region of Lasioglossum baleicum unplaced genomic scaffold, iyLasBale1 scaffold2388, whole genome shotgun sequence:
- the LOC143221428 gene encoding protein Wnt-10b-like — MNPKAAAFAIGNSITEVEHVVTVAESETRDRKEIAACHKHEECLRATCLMSNSVDDWVSGNAVVCNGIPGLTKEQRELCHRNPDVTVAAIKGLQMAISECQHQFMWHRWNCSSLTPSSRTQQSSVLLQRGYRETAFAFAISAAGVAHSVARACSMGRLLSCGCDPSSYKGKPPAKARGTQWKWGGCSHNLDYGMEFSRQFLDMRERVGDIQSTVNLHNNQAGRLAVASNMQVRCKCHGMSGSCELKTCWKVAPDFRIVGKTLKDRFRNAVLVAQSNLGSVTPLTRVRGSRRRRPDRQRQRKHRGGSGGGGGGGSGGGGRKRRPRDLAKQLFYYQKSPNFCERDQTADIPGTAGRRCNKTSSGGDGCGSLCCGRGYNVVRQRRVERCRCKFHWCCYVQCQNCTVEEWITVCK; from the exons ATGAATCCAAAAGCGGCCGCGTTCGCGATCGGGAATTCGATAACGGAGGTTGAACACGTGGTAACAGTTGCGGAGAGCGAAACGAGGGATCGAAAGGAGATTGCGGCGTGCCATAAGCACGAGGAATGTCTTCG CGCGACCTGCTTAATGAGCAACTCCGTGGACGATTGGGTGAGCGGCAACGCCGTGGTCTGCAACGGTATTCCTGGGCTAACGAAGGAGCAACGCGAGCTATGCCACAGAAATCCCGACGTGACGGTGGCCGCGATCAAAGGCCTGCAAATGGCGATATCCGAGTGTCAGCATCAGTTCATGTGGCACAGGTGGAACTGTTCATCCCTCACGCCCAGCAGCAGGACCCAGCAGAGCAGCGTTCTCCTCCAGAGAG GTTACAGGGAGACCGCGTTCGCGTTCGCGATTTCCGCAGCCGGGGTGGCGCACAGCGTGGCCCGCGCGTGCAGCATGGGACGATTGCTCTCCTGCGGATGCGACCCGTCCAGCTACAAGGGTAAGCCGCCTGCCAAGGCCAGGGGCACCCAATGGAAGTGGGGCGGCTGCTCTCACAACCTCGACTACGGCATGGAGTTCTCGAGACAGTTCCTAGATATGCGCGAGAGGGTCGGGGATATACAGTCGACGGTCAATCTCCACAACAATCAAGCTGGCCGCTTG GCGGTGGCCAGCAACATGCAAGTGCGCTGCAAATGCCACGGTATGTCTGGTTCCTGCGAGCTGAAGACCTGTTGGAAAGTGGCCCCAGACTTCCGAATAGTCGGGAAAACGCTGAAGGATCGATTCCGGAACGCCGTGCTAGTCGCGCAGAGCAACCTGGGCAGCGTGACGCCGTTGACCAGAGTGAGAGGATCGCGAAGGAGAAGGCCGGACCGTCAGAGGCAGAGGAAGCATCGCGGAGGATCGGGAGGCGGAGGCGGCGGAGGATCAGGCGGCGGCGGTCGGAAGAGGAGGCCACGGGATCTCGCGAAACAGCTATTTTACTACCAAAAGTCGCCCAACTTCTGCGAGAGGGATCAGACCGCGGACATCCCGGGGACCGCCGGTCGGAGGTGCAACAAGACCAGCTCCGGCGGAGACGGTTGCGGCAGCCTCTGCTGCGGCAGAGGTTACAACGTCGTCAGACAGCGGCGCGTCGAGAGGTGCAGGTGTAAGTTTCATTGGTGTTGCTACGTGCAATGTCAGAACTGTACCGTCGAAGAGTGGATCACGGTTTGCAAGTGA